A portion of the Streptomyces sp. NBC_00376 genome contains these proteins:
- a CDS encoding zinc-binding dehydrogenase, translated as MFAAYASRIDRDQPLNGLELGERPAPEARPGWTTVNVRAASLNHHDLWSLRGVGLAEDKLPMILGCDAAGTDQDGNEVVLHSVIGQTGHGVGPDEPRSILTERYQGTFAEQVTVPSWNVLPKPKELTFEQAACLPTAWLTAYRMLFTNAGVRPGDSVLVQGAGGGVATAAIVLGRAAGLRIYATSRDEAKRKRAVELGAIEAFEPGARLPQRVDAVIETVGAATWSHSVKSLRPGGTLVISGATSGDRPSHAELTRIFFLELKVVGSTMGSKDELEDLLAFCATTGVRPVIDEVLPLDRAREGFERLAAGDQFGKIVLTCP; from the coding sequence ATGTTCGCCGCCTACGCATCCCGCATCGACCGCGACCAGCCCCTCAACGGCCTTGAGCTGGGCGAACGCCCCGCCCCCGAGGCTCGACCCGGCTGGACCACCGTCAATGTCCGGGCAGCCTCCCTCAACCACCACGACCTCTGGTCCCTGCGCGGCGTGGGCCTCGCCGAGGACAAGCTGCCGATGATCCTCGGCTGCGACGCGGCCGGGACCGACCAGGACGGCAACGAGGTCGTCCTGCACTCCGTCATCGGCCAGACCGGTCACGGCGTCGGCCCGGATGAACCCCGCTCCATCCTCACCGAGCGCTACCAGGGCACCTTCGCCGAGCAGGTCACCGTCCCCAGCTGGAACGTGCTGCCCAAGCCGAAGGAACTCACCTTCGAGCAGGCCGCCTGCCTGCCGACCGCCTGGCTCACCGCGTACCGGATGCTCTTCACCAACGCCGGGGTGCGCCCCGGCGACTCGGTCCTCGTCCAGGGGGCGGGCGGCGGCGTCGCCACCGCCGCGATCGTGCTCGGCCGGGCGGCCGGGCTGCGGATCTACGCCACCAGCCGCGACGAGGCCAAGCGCAAGCGGGCCGTCGAGCTCGGCGCGATCGAGGCGTTCGAGCCGGGGGCGCGGCTGCCGCAGCGCGTCGACGCGGTCATCGAGACGGTCGGTGCGGCCACCTGGTCCCACTCCGTGAAGTCGCTGCGCCCCGGCGGCACGCTCGTCATCTCCGGCGCGACCAGCGGCGACCGTCCCTCGCACGCCGAGCTGACCCGGATCTTCTTCCTGGAGCTGAAGGTCGTCGGCTCGACCATGGGCTCCAAGGACGAGCTGGAGGACCTGCTGGCGTTCTGCGCGACCACCGGCGTACGGCCCGTCATCGACGAGGTGCTGCCGCTGGACCGGGCCCGCGAAGGGTTCGAACGGCTCGCGGCGGGCGACCAGTTCGGAAAGATTGTGCTCACCTGCCCTTGA
- a CDS encoding NAD(P)-dependent malic enzyme — protein sequence MAAEIVNPRSDSTTDSTTDEPFDPAFALHRGGKMAVQATVPIRDKDDLSLAYTPGVAKVCSAIAENPDLVHDYTWKSQVVAVVTDGTAVLGLGDIGPEASLPVMEGKAILFKQFGGVDAVPIALATTDADEIVETVVRLAPSFGGVNLEDISAPRCFEIERKLQERLDIPVFHDDQHGTAVVTLAALRNAAKLSGRSLGDLRAVISGAGAAGVAIAKFLLEAGLGDVAVADRKGIVSRDREDLTEVKRELAELTNRAGISGPLESALAGADVFIGVSGGTVPEAAVASMAPGAFVFAMANPNPEVHPDIAHKYASVVATGRSDYPNQINNVLAFPGIFAGALQVRASRITEGMKIAAANALADVVGDELAADYVIPSPFDERVAPAVTAAVAAAARAEGVARR from the coding sequence ATGGCAGCGGAGATCGTCAATCCTCGCAGCGACAGCACCACTGACAGCACCACCGATGAGCCGTTCGATCCGGCCTTCGCTCTCCACCGCGGAGGGAAGATGGCCGTGCAGGCCACCGTTCCCATCCGTGACAAGGACGACCTGTCCCTCGCGTACACGCCCGGCGTCGCCAAGGTGTGCAGCGCCATCGCGGAGAATCCCGACCTGGTCCACGACTACACCTGGAAATCGCAGGTCGTCGCCGTCGTGACGGACGGCACCGCGGTTCTCGGCCTCGGTGACATCGGACCCGAGGCGTCCCTCCCCGTGATGGAGGGCAAGGCGATCCTGTTCAAGCAGTTCGGCGGCGTCGACGCGGTGCCGATCGCACTCGCGACCACCGACGCGGACGAGATCGTCGAGACCGTCGTCCGGCTCGCGCCGTCCTTCGGGGGCGTGAACCTGGAGGACATCTCGGCGCCGCGCTGCTTCGAGATCGAGCGCAAGCTCCAGGAGCGGCTCGACATCCCGGTCTTCCACGACGACCAGCACGGCACCGCCGTCGTGACGCTCGCGGCCCTGCGGAACGCCGCGAAGCTGTCCGGCCGGAGCCTCGGCGACCTGCGCGCCGTCATCTCCGGCGCCGGCGCCGCGGGCGTCGCCATCGCGAAGTTCCTGCTGGAGGCGGGGCTCGGCGACGTCGCCGTGGCCGACCGCAAGGGCATTGTGAGCCGGGACCGCGAGGACCTCACCGAGGTCAAGCGCGAGCTGGCCGAGCTCACCAACCGGGCCGGGATCTCGGGTCCGCTGGAGAGCGCGCTGGCGGGCGCCGACGTCTTCATCGGCGTCTCCGGCGGTACGGTCCCCGAGGCGGCCGTCGCCTCGATGGCGCCCGGCGCGTTCGTCTTCGCCATGGCGAACCCGAACCCCGAGGTCCACCCCGACATCGCGCACAAGTACGCGTCCGTCGTGGCGACCGGGCGGTCCGACTACCCGAACCAGATCAACAACGTGCTGGCCTTCCCCGGCATCTTCGCGGGCGCCCTCCAGGTCCGGGCCTCCCGGATCACCGAGGGCATGAAGATCGCCGCGGCGAACGCGCTGGCCGACGTCGTGGGCGACGAGCTCGCGGCGGACTACGTGATCCCGTCGCCGTTCGACGAGCGGGTGGCGCCTGCGGTCACGGCCGCGGTGGCGGCCGCCGCGCGGGCGGAGGGTGTGGCCCGGCGCTGA
- a CDS encoding ABC transporter substrate-binding protein, whose product MTASTTRRTAAKSRIAAVCAIAVAGTMLLAACGDQTKNNPRNDSASARAPLADLLPKEIQDKGVIRVGSDIAYPPVEFKDKSGNTVGIDPDIGAALGKQLGVTFEFQNGTFDTLITGLRSKRYDLAMSSMTDTKDRQQGIDSETKKKVGEGVDFVDYFTAGVSIYTRKGDDQGIKTWADLCGKKIAVQRGTVSHNLAKDESKKCTGGKKIAIETFDNDLEAQTRLRSGGADAGSSDFPVAAYAVKTSGGGKDFQIVGEQVEAAPYGIAVAKGNDQLTKAVQAALDAIIKNGEYGKIISKWGVEAGAVTEAKVNGGS is encoded by the coding sequence ATGACCGCAAGCACCACTCGTCGCACGGCCGCGAAATCCAGGATCGCAGCGGTTTGCGCCATCGCGGTCGCCGGCACCATGCTGCTGGCCGCCTGTGGCGACCAGACCAAGAACAACCCGCGGAACGACTCGGCATCGGCCCGGGCGCCGCTCGCTGACCTCCTGCCCAAGGAGATCCAGGACAAGGGCGTCATCAGGGTCGGTTCGGACATCGCGTACCCGCCGGTCGAGTTCAAGGACAAGTCCGGCAACACGGTCGGCATCGACCCCGACATCGGCGCCGCGCTCGGCAAGCAGCTCGGCGTGACCTTCGAGTTCCAGAACGGCACGTTCGACACGCTGATCACCGGTCTGCGCTCCAAGCGCTACGACCTTGCGATGTCGTCGATGACCGACACCAAGGACCGCCAGCAGGGCATCGACTCCGAGACGAAGAAGAAGGTCGGCGAGGGCGTCGACTTCGTCGACTACTTCACCGCCGGAGTCTCGATCTACACCCGGAAGGGCGACGACCAGGGAATCAAGACCTGGGCGGACCTCTGCGGCAAGAAGATCGCCGTCCAGCGCGGCACCGTCTCGCACAACCTCGCCAAGGACGAGTCGAAGAAGTGCACGGGCGGCAAGAAGATCGCGATCGAGACCTTCGACAACGACCTGGAGGCCCAGACCCGGCTGCGCAGCGGTGGCGCCGACGCCGGCTCCTCCGACTTCCCGGTGGCCGCGTACGCGGTGAAGACCTCGGGCGGTGGCAAGGACTTCCAGATCGTCGGCGAGCAGGTCGAGGCCGCCCCCTACGGCATCGCCGTCGCCAAGGGCAACGACCAGCTGACCAAGGCCGTGCAGGCGGCACTGGACGCGATCATCAAGAACGGCGAGTACGGCAAGATCATCTCCAAGTGGGGTGTCGAGGCCGGTGCGGTCACCGAGGCCAAGGTGAACGGCGGATCCTGA
- a CDS encoding amino acid ABC transporter permease — MTDIKKAGPADQPPIPLATSSGPEAIRAIPVRHYGRYVSAVIAIAALVAIVYAFSQGKINWGAVPDYFFDDRILKGVTQTLLLTALSMVIGIVGGVLLAVMRLSRNPVTSSIAWFYIWFFRGTPVLVQLFVWFNLGLVFEYINLMPIYKDYWSSFMTPLLTALLGLGLNEAAYMAEICRAGLLSVDEGQTEASHALGMSHGKTLRRVVIPQAMRVIVPPTGNEVINMLKTTSLVAAVQFYELFKYAQDIGQASGAPVEMYFLAAAWYLIMTSVLSVGQYYLERYYARGSSRNLPPTPFQKVRANLLSIGRPKGGIA; from the coding sequence GTGACTGACATCAAGAAAGCGGGCCCGGCCGACCAGCCGCCCATACCCCTCGCCACGTCCTCCGGTCCCGAGGCGATCAGGGCCATTCCGGTCCGGCACTACGGCCGGTACGTCTCGGCCGTCATCGCCATCGCCGCGCTCGTCGCGATCGTCTACGCCTTCAGCCAGGGCAAGATCAACTGGGGTGCGGTCCCGGACTACTTCTTCGACGACCGCATCCTCAAGGGCGTCACCCAGACCCTGCTGCTGACCGCGCTGTCCATGGTCATCGGCATCGTCGGCGGCGTTCTGCTGGCCGTGATGCGGCTGTCGCGGAACCCGGTGACCTCGTCGATCGCCTGGTTCTACATCTGGTTCTTCCGCGGCACCCCGGTCCTGGTCCAGCTCTTCGTCTGGTTCAACCTGGGCCTGGTCTTCGAGTACATCAACCTGATGCCGATCTACAAGGACTACTGGTCGAGCTTCATGACGCCGCTGCTGACGGCGCTGCTCGGCCTGGGTCTCAACGAGGCCGCCTACATGGCCGAGATCTGCCGTGCGGGTCTGCTCTCGGTCGACGAGGGCCAGACGGAGGCGTCGCACGCGCTGGGCATGAGCCACGGCAAGACCCTGCGCCGCGTCGTGATCCCGCAGGCGATGCGGGTGATCGTGCCGCCGACGGGCAACGAAGTGATCAACATGCTCAAGACGACGTCGCTGGTGGCGGCGGTGCAGTTCTACGAGCTGTTCAAGTACGCCCAGGACATCGGGCAGGCGTCCGGAGCCCCGGTCGAGATGTACTTCCTGGCCGCGGCCTGGTATCTGATCATGACCTCGGTGCTGAGCGTCGGCCAGTACTACCTGGAGCGGTACTACGCGCGCGGTTCGAGCCGCAACCTGCCGCCCACCCCGTTCCAGAAGGTCAGGGCCAACCTCCTGTCCATCGGCCGCCCGAAGGGAGGCATCGCATGA
- a CDS encoding amino acid ABC transporter ATP-binding protein, with the protein MTATAMVKAEGVHKSFGAAHILKGIDLEVAPREVFCLIGPSGSGKSTFLRCINHLEQINAGRLYVDGELVGYRQKGDKLYELKDSEVALKRRDIGMVFQRFNLFPHMTAIENVMEAPVQVRRESKAVARARAERLLDRVGLGDKAKNYPSQLSGGQQQRVAIARALAMEPKLMLFDEPTSALDPELVGDVLDVMRGLAEDGMTMVVVTHEMGFAREVGDALVFMDDGVVVESGHPRDVLTNPQHDRTKSFLSKVL; encoded by the coding sequence ATGACCGCCACCGCCATGGTGAAGGCCGAGGGCGTCCACAAGTCCTTCGGCGCCGCGCACATCCTCAAGGGCATCGACCTGGAGGTCGCGCCCCGGGAGGTCTTCTGCCTGATCGGCCCGTCCGGTTCCGGCAAGTCGACGTTCCTGCGGTGCATCAACCACCTGGAGCAGATCAACGCCGGCCGGCTGTACGTCGACGGCGAGCTGGTGGGCTACCGCCAGAAGGGCGACAAGCTCTACGAGCTCAAGGACAGTGAGGTCGCGCTGAAGCGCCGGGACATCGGCATGGTCTTCCAGCGCTTCAACCTCTTCCCGCACATGACGGCGATCGAGAACGTCATGGAGGCACCCGTCCAGGTCAGGCGCGAGTCCAAGGCCGTCGCGAGGGCCCGGGCCGAGCGGCTGCTGGACCGGGTCGGCCTCGGCGACAAGGCGAAGAACTACCCCTCCCAGCTCTCCGGCGGACAGCAGCAGCGGGTGGCCATCGCCCGTGCCCTGGCCATGGAGCCGAAGCTGATGCTCTTCGACGAGCCGACGTCGGCGCTCGACCCGGAGCTGGTGGGCGACGTCCTGGACGTCATGCGCGGTCTCGCTGAGGACGGCATGACGATGGTCGTCGTGACCCACGAGATGGGCTTCGCCCGTGAGGTCGGCGACGCGCTGGTCTTCATGGACGACGGCGTGGTGGTCGAGTCCGGCCACCCGCGCGACGTGCTGACCAACCCGCAGCACGACCGCACGAAGTCGTTCCTGTCGAAGGTGCTTTAG
- a CDS encoding sigma-70 family RNA polymerase sigma factor encodes MRIDDDAALHAFVEGRRTALFRSAYLLCGDRHEADDLVQATLVKVVLGGRRYGRLDNIEAYARKTLINTFIASRRRFWRREQSYGELPDRAGRAPDTDTGLAVRAALARLTDKQRAVLVLRYWEDLSVEATAGLLGMRENTVKSHAARGLAALRAEMAEELV; translated from the coding sequence ATGCGGATCGATGACGATGCCGCGCTGCACGCCTTCGTCGAAGGCAGACGTACCGCGCTGTTCCGCAGCGCGTACCTGCTCTGCGGCGACCGGCACGAAGCCGATGACCTGGTCCAGGCGACGCTGGTCAAGGTGGTGCTCGGGGGGCGGCGGTACGGACGGCTCGACAACATCGAGGCGTACGCGCGCAAGACGCTGATCAACACCTTCATCGCATCCCGCCGCCGGTTCTGGCGGCGCGAACAGTCCTACGGCGAACTGCCCGACCGCGCCGGCCGGGCGCCGGACACGGACACCGGGCTGGCGGTGCGGGCGGCGCTCGCCCGGCTCACGGACAAGCAACGGGCCGTACTGGTCCTGCGCTACTGGGAGGACCTGAGCGTCGAGGCCACGGCCGGGCTGCTCGGGATGCGGGAGAACACGGTCAAGAGCCACGCGGCTCGGGGGTTGGCGGCGCTGCGCGCCGAGATGGCGGAGGAATTGGTATGA
- a CDS encoding class I SAM-dependent methyltransferase: MTETSTGTDWRAWQESWDRQQEWYMPDREERFRVMLDMVEALVGPRPRVLDLACGTGSITDRLLKRFPEATSTGVDLDPALLAIARGYFDGDERVTFVTADLKDPEWAGRLPYDSYDAVLTATALHWLHTEPLTALYGHIGGLVRDGGVFMNADHMIDTATPRINAAERAHRHAVMDQAKAAGALDWADWWALAAKDPVLAGPTAERYEIYGEHADGDMPPVRWHTDTLREAGFGEARTVWASPSDALVLAVK; the protein is encoded by the coding sequence GTGACTGAGACATCGACAGGTACGGACTGGCGGGCCTGGCAGGAGAGCTGGGACCGGCAGCAGGAGTGGTACATGCCCGACCGCGAGGAGCGGTTCCGGGTGATGCTGGACATGGTCGAGGCCCTCGTCGGGCCGCGGCCGAGGGTGCTCGATCTCGCATGCGGTACGGGAAGTATTACGGACCGGCTGCTCAAGCGGTTCCCGGAAGCCACCAGTACCGGCGTGGATCTCGACCCGGCGCTGCTCGCCATCGCACGCGGCTACTTCGACGGCGACGAGCGCGTCACCTTCGTCACCGCCGACCTCAAGGACCCCGAGTGGGCCGGGCGGTTGCCGTACGACTCGTACGACGCCGTCCTCACCGCCACCGCCCTGCACTGGCTGCACACCGAACCGCTCACCGCGCTCTACGGGCACATCGGCGGGCTCGTCCGGGACGGCGGGGTGTTCATGAACGCGGACCACATGATCGACACCGCGACGCCCCGGATCAACGCGGCCGAACGCGCCCACCGGCACGCCGTCATGGACCAGGCCAAGGCCGCGGGCGCTCTCGACTGGGCCGACTGGTGGGCGCTGGCCGCCAAGGACCCGGTCCTCGCCGGACCGACCGCCGAGCGGTACGAGATCTACGGCGAGCACGCGGACGGCGACATGCCCCCCGTGCGGTGGCACACCGACACCCTGCGCGAGGCGGGATTCGGGGAGGCGCGGACCGTCTGGGCCTCGCCCTCGGACGCCCTGGTGCTCGCCGTGAAGTAG
- a CDS encoding CGNR zinc finger domain-containing protein has protein sequence MELAYYSDYAVRLVNTEEPARNKDSLTSVEAVRELFGANGQAARRATDADVTRFRSVRARLRSVFEAADGGDETLAVDLLNSLLLEFPVSPQISGHETRDEDGKPDWHMHLADHPSNATAGYAAIAAMGLAFHLTSYGVDRLGLCEASPCRNAYLDTSTNRSRRYCSDRCATRANVAAYRARKRLETERAADTGRSAETAQVTTPSTDR, from the coding sequence GTGGAACTGGCCTATTACTCGGACTACGCCGTGCGTCTGGTCAACACCGAGGAGCCGGCCCGCAACAAGGACTCCCTCACCTCCGTGGAGGCGGTCCGCGAGCTGTTCGGCGCCAACGGCCAGGCGGCCCGGCGGGCGACCGACGCGGACGTGACGCGCTTCAGGTCGGTACGGGCCCGGCTGCGCTCGGTCTTCGAGGCGGCCGACGGCGGGGACGAGACACTCGCCGTCGACCTGCTCAACTCACTGCTGCTGGAGTTCCCGGTCAGCCCGCAGATCTCCGGCCACGAGACCCGGGACGAGGACGGAAAGCCGGACTGGCACATGCACCTGGCCGACCATCCGTCGAACGCGACGGCCGGGTACGCCGCCATCGCGGCGATGGGCCTCGCCTTCCACCTCACCTCGTACGGGGTCGACCGGCTCGGCCTGTGCGAGGCGTCGCCGTGCCGCAACGCCTACCTCGACACCTCCACCAACCGTTCGCGCCGCTACTGCTCCGACCGCTGCGCGACCCGGGCCAATGTGGCCGCCTACCGGGCCCGCAAGCGCCTGGAGACGGAACGGGCGGCCGACACCGGCCGCAGCGCGGAGACCGCCCAGGTCACCACACCCAGCACCGACCGCTGA
- the sodX gene encoding nickel-type superoxide dismutase maturation protease → MRDVPEVPEVPELTRGQGGRGMSPRMPFQVVEVTGPSMVPTLHHGDWLLVHYGAEVRPGDVVILRHPFQQDLLVVKRAAERRRGGWWVLADNSFAGGDSTDYGTVPEEFVLARVRARYRPLKKDQRSVLGVVTWAVSALRPVSAARSVSRRLRAR, encoded by the coding sequence ATGCGGGACGTGCCGGAGGTGCCGGAGGTGCCTGAGCTGACGCGGGGACAGGGCGGGCGCGGGATGTCCCCGCGGATGCCGTTCCAGGTGGTGGAGGTGACCGGGCCGTCGATGGTGCCGACGCTCCATCACGGGGACTGGCTGCTGGTGCATTACGGGGCGGAGGTGCGCCCCGGGGACGTGGTGATTCTGCGGCATCCGTTCCAGCAGGACCTGCTGGTCGTCAAGCGGGCCGCCGAGCGTCGTCGGGGCGGCTGGTGGGTGCTGGCCGACAACAGCTTCGCGGGCGGTGACAGCACGGACTACGGGACGGTGCCCGAGGAGTTCGTACTGGCCAGGGTCCGGGCGCGCTACCGGCCGCTGAAGAAGGATCAGCGGTCGGTGCTGGGTGTGGTGACCTGGGCGGTCTCCGCGCTGCGGCCGGTGTCGGCCGCCCGTTCCGTCTCCAGGCGCTTGCGGGCCCGGTAG
- the sodN gene encoding superoxide dismutase, Ni codes for MLSRLFAPKVKVSAHCDLPCGVYDPAQARIEAESVKAVQEKYQANEDPHFRARAVVIKEQRAELAKHHVSVLWSDYFKPPHFEKYPELHQLVNDALKALSAAKASTDPATGQKALDYIAQIDKIFWETKKA; via the coding sequence ATGCTTTCCCGCCTGTTTGCCCCCAAGGTGAAGGTCAGCGCCCACTGCGACCTGCCCTGCGGCGTGTACGACCCGGCCCAGGCCCGCATCGAGGCGGAGTCCGTCAAGGCCGTCCAGGAGAAGTACCAGGCCAACGAGGACCCGCACTTCCGGGCCCGCGCGGTGGTCATCAAGGAGCAGCGCGCCGAGCTCGCCAAGCACCACGTCTCGGTGCTGTGGAGCGACTACTTCAAGCCCCCGCACTTCGAGAAGTACCCGGAGCTGCACCAGCTGGTCAACGACGCCCTGAAGGCCCTGTCGGCCGCCAAGGCCTCCACGGACCCGGCGACGGGCCAGAAGGCGCTGGACTACATCGCCCAGATCGACAAGATCTTCTGGGAGACGAAGAAGGCCTGA